A part of Streptomyces sp. NBC_01235 genomic DNA contains:
- a CDS encoding IS256 family transposase, with translation MTAPDSLPLHALAEDNLAAASPDLLRAMVKTFADALMSAEADALCNAEYGQVSDERVNHRNGYRPREWDTRAGTVELAVPKLRQGSYFPHWLLERRRRAEQALISVVATAYLLGVSTRRVEKLAESLGVTQLSKSQVSAMAKHLDEQVAAFRNRPLDAGPYAFVWVDALTQKVREGGRIINVHALIAVGVNADGHREILGIDVATAEDGAGWLAFLRSLTARGLSGVQLVVSDAHTGLVNAIGAVLPGASWQRCRTHYARNLLSQVPKSAQPWVATLLRTVFEQPDADAVQAQMRHVLDAMEAKFPKAAAHLDSAQHELLAFTAFPREIWRQIWSNNPQERLNKEIRRRTDVVGIFPDRTALIRLVGAVLAEQNDEWTEARRYMGLDLLAKARLHPIESETDDTVLPTELTA, from the coding sequence ATGACCGCACCTGACAGTCTGCCCCTGCACGCCCTCGCCGAGGACAACCTCGCCGCGGCGAGTCCCGATCTGCTGCGCGCGATGGTCAAGACGTTCGCCGATGCGCTCATGTCCGCGGAGGCCGACGCCCTCTGCAATGCCGAATACGGGCAGGTCAGCGACGAACGCGTCAACCACCGCAACGGCTACCGCCCACGCGAGTGGGATACGAGGGCCGGCACCGTCGAACTGGCCGTCCCCAAGCTGCGCCAGGGCAGTTACTTCCCGCACTGGCTCCTCGAACGGCGCCGCCGGGCCGAGCAGGCCCTGATCTCGGTGGTCGCCACCGCCTACCTGCTCGGCGTCTCCACCCGCCGAGTCGAGAAGCTCGCCGAGTCCCTCGGCGTCACCCAGCTGTCGAAGTCGCAGGTCAGCGCGATGGCCAAGCACCTGGACGAGCAGGTCGCCGCGTTCCGCAACCGGCCCCTCGACGCCGGACCCTACGCGTTCGTCTGGGTCGACGCACTGACCCAGAAGGTCCGCGAGGGCGGCCGCATCATCAACGTCCACGCGCTGATCGCGGTCGGAGTCAATGCCGACGGCCACCGCGAGATCCTCGGCATCGACGTCGCCACCGCCGAGGACGGTGCCGGCTGGCTCGCCTTCCTGCGCTCCCTGACCGCCCGTGGCCTGTCCGGCGTCCAGCTGGTCGTCTCCGACGCCCACACCGGCCTGGTGAACGCGATCGGCGCGGTCCTGCCCGGCGCCTCCTGGCAGCGATGCCGCACGCATTACGCCCGGAATCTGCTCAGCCAGGTGCCGAAGTCCGCCCAGCCCTGGGTGGCCACACTGCTGCGGACGGTCTTCGAACAGCCCGATGCCGACGCCGTCCAGGCCCAGATGCGACATGTGCTGGACGCGATGGAGGCCAAGTTCCCCAAGGCGGCAGCCCACTTGGACTCCGCCCAGCACGAACTGCTGGCGTTCACCGCGTTCCCCCGCGAGATCTGGCGGCAGATCTGGTCGAACAATCCGCAGGAGCGACTGAACAAGGAAATCCGCCGCCGCACGGACGTGGTCGGCATCTTCCCCGACCGCACCGCCCTCATCCGACTCGTCGGCGCGGTGCTGGCCGAGCAGAACGACGAGTGGACCGAAGCCCGCCGATACATGGGACTCGACCTGCTCGCCAAGGCTCGCCTCCACCCGATCGAGTCAGAAACCGACGACACCGTCCTCCCGACCGAACTCACCGCATAA
- a CDS encoding DUF397 domain-containing protein, translating into MQPLHWQKSSYSGDGSNCVNVAAGHTRTLHLRESDEPEVVLTTTTTRLRALISGLKDHPELFQRP; encoded by the coding sequence GTGCAGCCCCTCCACTGGCAGAAGTCGTCCTACAGCGGCGACGGCTCGAACTGCGTCAACGTCGCCGCCGGCCACACGCGCACACTCCACCTCCGCGAGAGCGACGAGCCGGAGGTCGTCCTCACGACGACGACGACTCGCCTGCGCGCCTTGATATCCGGCCTCAAGGACCACCCGGAGCTGTTCCAACGCCCCTGA
- a CDS encoding helix-turn-helix domain-containing protein → MPPTNSPTLRQRRLGAELRKLRERTGLTTTGAAQLLGVNQARISMIETGRTPVSADRIRSMAHAYDCSDERLVDALAAMTGRRTRGWWEEYREHVPVALVDLAELEHHATALRVALLLHIPALLQTTDHARALFQAVVPPMRPYEIEHRLTHRMKRQGVLHKENPPPYTAIIHEAALRMGFGGPVVTRGQLKHLLDMTELPHVTVRVIPFDTDDFPTTGQSFDFVEGPLRQLDTVQLDSHHGACEFLDAEAQLDKYRAVLDRMESCALATTASRDFIHHRIQDL, encoded by the coding sequence GTGCCGCCCACCAACAGCCCCACGCTCCGTCAGCGGAGGCTGGGCGCGGAACTGCGCAAACTCCGCGAGCGCACCGGGCTCACCACCACCGGCGCCGCCCAACTGCTCGGCGTCAACCAGGCGCGCATCAGCATGATCGAGACGGGGCGCACGCCAGTCAGCGCCGACCGCATCCGCTCCATGGCCCACGCCTACGACTGCTCCGACGAGCGGCTCGTCGACGCCCTCGCCGCGATGACGGGCCGACGCACTCGCGGCTGGTGGGAGGAGTACCGCGAACACGTCCCCGTCGCACTCGTCGACCTGGCCGAACTGGAGCACCACGCCACCGCACTCCGCGTGGCACTCCTCCTCCACATCCCGGCACTGCTCCAGACCACCGACCACGCCCGAGCCCTGTTCCAGGCCGTGGTCCCGCCCATGCGGCCGTACGAGATCGAGCACCGCCTCACCCACCGCATGAAGCGCCAGGGTGTCCTGCACAAGGAGAACCCGCCCCCGTACACGGCGATCATTCACGAGGCGGCGCTACGCATGGGCTTCGGCGGCCCCGTCGTCACACGCGGCCAACTGAAACACCTGCTCGACATGACCGAACTTCCGCACGTCACCGTCCGCGTCATCCCCTTCGACACGGACGACTTCCCGACCACGGGCCAGTCCTTCGACTTCGTGGAAGGTCCGCTCCGCCAACTCGACACGGTTCAGCTGGACTCACACCACGGTGCCTGCGAATTCCTCGACGCAGAGGCCCAGTTGGACAAGTACCGGGCCGTACTCGACCGCATGGAATCCTGCGCCCTGGCCACCACCGCGTCACGCGACTTCATCCACCACCGCATACAGGACCTGTGA
- a CDS encoding ATP-binding protein, translated as MVTVASPDTWVYALRLPHDPRAARVARMTVRAALGGHGMREVLDAVELLTSELVTNAYLHTKGPASLRLTALGDGRLRVGVWDSHPYIPAPFAKPPGDRLPPVPVGGESGRGLYLVQEYADWWGGWPLGRGAGKLLWFEVSGRRGAVVRAGL; from the coding sequence ATGGTCACCGTAGCCTCGCCCGACACTTGGGTGTACGCCCTCCGTCTGCCGCATGACCCCAGAGCCGCACGTGTCGCACGTATGACCGTAAGAGCGGCACTCGGCGGGCACGGCATGCGTGAAGTGCTCGATGCTGTCGAACTGTTGACGAGCGAGTTGGTCACCAACGCGTACCTGCACACCAAGGGTCCCGCCTCGCTCCGGCTCACCGCCCTCGGCGACGGGCGGCTCAGGGTCGGCGTCTGGGACAGTCATCCGTACATCCCCGCGCCGTTCGCCAAGCCTCCTGGGGACCGTCTTCCGCCCGTCCCGGTCGGCGGCGAGAGCGGGCGCGGGTTGTACCTGGTGCAGGAGTACGCGGACTGGTGGGGCGGCTGGCCGCTCGGGCGGGGTGCCGGGAAGCTGTTGTGGTTCGAGGTGAGTGGGCGGCGGGGTGCCGTGGTGCGGGCGGGCTTGTAG
- a CDS encoding DUF1990 domain-containing protein: protein MPPNDFTYDDVGATRDHPGFCPPGFHPLHVRTRLGEGHEVFRRAAEAVMTWEMHRALGMGLDASAERAAPDVDVTITLAGLIKAPCRVVWTVEEHRRAGWAYGTLSGHPECGEESFVVDRTGDGTVWLTVSAFSRAAKWYTRAGGPAARGLQQAYARRCGVVLRGLCEEVAED from the coding sequence ATGCCTCCCAACGACTTCACCTACGACGACGTCGGCGCGACCCGCGACCACCCCGGCTTCTGCCCGCCGGGCTTCCACCCCCTCCACGTCCGCACCCGCCTCGGCGAGGGCCACGAGGTCTTCCGCCGCGCCGCGGAAGCGGTCATGACGTGGGAGATGCACCGCGCACTGGGCATGGGCCTCGACGCCTCCGCGGAACGCGCGGCCCCGGACGTCGACGTCACGATCACCCTGGCCGGACTCATCAAGGCCCCCTGCCGCGTGGTCTGGACGGTGGAGGAACACCGCCGCGCCGGCTGGGCGTACGGCACCCTCTCCGGCCACCCCGAGTGCGGCGAGGAGTCCTTCGTGGTCGACCGCACGGGAGACGGCACGGTCTGGCTGACGGTATCGGCGTTCAGCCGCGCCGCGAAGTGGTACACGAGGGCAGGCGGGCCGGCGGCCCGGGGCTTGCAGCAGGCGTACGCGCGTCGGTGCGGGGTGGTGCTGCGGGGGTTGTGCGAAGAGGTCGCCGAGGACTGA
- a CDS encoding M4 family metallopeptidase, with amino-acid sequence MTSLYARHKRTTLAIATAVAAGALVTTGLTAGTAAAQVPVESTAKSVPLAAPVQLSAAARTTLLKQQQADAPETAQSIGLGAKEKLVVKDVVKDADGTVHTRYERTYAGLPVLGGDLVVHESAAGAAKGVTKANTATIKVATLTPKVATAKAEKQALTAAKAAGSESTAADQAPRKVIWAANGTPVLAYETVVGGLQDDGTPSKLHVITDAATGKKLYEYQGVENATGTGKTLYSGNVSLTTTLSGSTYQLTDASRGGHKTYNLKHTSSSGTGTLFTDADNTWGTGAASSSTTDQTAAADAAYGAQETWDFYKSTFGRSGIKNDGVGAYSRVHYGSSYVNAFWDDDCFCMTYGDGDSNTHPLTSLDVAGHEMSHGVTANTAGLNYSGESGGLNEATSDIFGTGVEFYAGNSSDVGDYLIGEKIDINGDGTPLRYMDKPSKDGGSADSWSSTVGNKDVHYSSGVANHFFYLLSEGSGSKTINGVTYNSPTSNGSTVTGIGRAKALQIWYKALTTYFTSTTNYKSARTGTLSAASALYGGTSSTEYKAVAAAWSAVNVS; translated from the coding sequence GTGACCTCCCTCTACGCGCGTCACAAGCGCACCACTCTGGCCATTGCGACCGCCGTCGCGGCCGGAGCCCTGGTCACCACCGGCCTGACCGCCGGTACCGCTGCCGCCCAGGTCCCGGTCGAGTCGACCGCCAAGTCGGTCCCGCTGGCCGCTCCGGTCCAGCTGTCGGCCGCGGCCCGCACGACGCTGCTCAAGCAGCAGCAGGCCGACGCGCCCGAGACCGCCCAGTCGATAGGCCTCGGCGCCAAGGAGAAGCTGGTCGTCAAGGACGTCGTGAAGGACGCCGACGGCACGGTCCACACCCGCTACGAGCGCACCTACGCGGGCCTGCCGGTCCTCGGCGGCGACCTGGTCGTCCACGAGTCCGCCGCCGGCGCGGCCAAGGGTGTCACCAAGGCCAACACGGCCACCATCAAGGTGGCCACGCTGACCCCGAAGGTCGCCACCGCCAAGGCCGAGAAGCAGGCGCTGACCGCCGCCAAGGCCGCGGGCTCGGAGTCCACCGCCGCCGACCAGGCCCCCCGCAAGGTGATCTGGGCGGCGAACGGCACGCCCGTCCTCGCCTACGAGACCGTCGTCGGCGGCCTCCAGGACGACGGCACCCCGAGCAAGCTGCACGTCATCACCGACGCGGCCACCGGCAAGAAGCTGTACGAGTACCAGGGCGTCGAGAACGCGACCGGCACCGGCAAGACGCTGTACTCGGGCAACGTCAGCCTCACCACCACCCTGTCGGGCTCGACGTACCAGCTGACCGACGCCTCGCGCGGAGGCCACAAGACGTACAACCTGAAGCACACCTCCAGCTCCGGCACCGGCACGCTGTTCACCGACGCGGACAACACGTGGGGCACCGGCGCGGCCTCCAGCTCCACCACCGACCAGACCGCGGCCGCCGACGCCGCCTACGGCGCGCAGGAGACCTGGGACTTCTACAAGTCCACCTTCGGCCGCAGCGGCATCAAGAACGACGGTGTCGGCGCCTACTCGCGCGTCCACTACGGCAGCTCGTACGTCAACGCCTTCTGGGACGACGACTGCTTCTGCATGACCTACGGCGACGGTGACAGCAACACCCACCCGCTGACCTCGCTGGACGTGGCCGGCCACGAGATGAGCCACGGCGTCACCGCCAACACCGCGGGCCTGAACTACTCGGGCGAGTCCGGCGGCCTGAACGAGGCCACCTCGGACATCTTCGGCACCGGCGTGGAGTTCTACGCGGGCAACTCGTCCGATGTCGGCGACTACCTCATCGGCGAGAAGATCGACATCAACGGCGACGGCACCCCGCTGCGCTACATGGACAAGCCCAGCAAGGACGGCGGCTCGGCGGACTCCTGGTCCTCCACCGTCGGCAACAAGGACGTCCACTACTCGTCGGGCGTCGCGAACCACTTCTTCTACCTCCTCTCGGAGGGCAGCGGTTCGAAGACGATCAACGGCGTGACCTACAACTCGCCGACGTCCAACGGCTCCACGGTCACCGGCATCGGCCGCGCCAAGGCGCTGCAGATCTGGTACAAGGCGCTGACGACGTACTTCACGTCGACGACGAACTACAAGTCGGCGCGTACGGGGACGCTGAGCGCGGCCTCGGCGCTGTACGGCGGCACCAGCAGCACCGAGTACAAGGCGGTGGCGGCGGCCTGGTCGGCGGTCAACGTCTCCTAG